In Natronomonas halophila, one DNA window encodes the following:
- a CDS encoding 30S ribosomal protein S15 has product MARMHSRRRGSSGSDRPAADEPPEWSDVDEDAIEERVVELAEEGYDPSQIGLKLRDEGVQGTPVPDVKLATGKKVTEILEENEVTPDFPEDLRNLMERAVRLRDHMEEHPGDAQNKRALQNTESKIRRLVDYYRGDKLDAEFTYEYDEAKELLE; this is encoded by the coding sequence ATGGCACGAATGCATTCCCGCCGCCGTGGGTCGTCCGGTTCGGACCGACCTGCGGCCGACGAACCGCCGGAGTGGAGTGACGTAGACGAAGACGCAATCGAAGAGCGCGTCGTCGAGCTGGCCGAAGAGGGGTACGACCCCAGCCAGATCGGCCTCAAGCTGCGCGACGAGGGTGTTCAGGGGACCCCGGTGCCGGACGTCAAGCTGGCGACCGGCAAGAAGGTCACCGAAATCCTCGAGGAGAACGAGGTTACCCCCGACTTCCCGGAGGACCTCCGGAACCTCATGGAGCGGGCCGTCCGCCTCCGCGACCACATGGAAGAACACCCCGGCGACGCCCAGAACAAGCGGGCGCTCCAGAACACGGAGTCGAAGATTCGCCGGCTGGTCGACTACTACCGCGGCGACAAACTCGACGCCGAGTTCACCTACGAATACGACGAAGCCAAAGAGCTACTGGAGTAA